The Chryseobacterium indicum genome includes a window with the following:
- a CDS encoding FUSC family protein gives MNYSAELKKFVTSQYVYSAIRITLATVLPCLVLAHFGILKEYFLFPLGTSFVALTDQPGPFIRRRNALTFAIFCFVFVATIASLVMNFKILVFAEIIVFGMFFSLIGVYGQRLAAVGSLSLVVLAIFIDGHLTGGNIFKSLLIFASGCTWFLLIFLVVTTIQPYKLASQMIGENYLQLAEFLKIKANYYQKNPDFDKLTTQVIAKQIGIKNLQEETRETVFKTRTIVNESTTTSRLLMLMFLNSMDLHEKLMTSESDYQKLQQIFDDTTILVDIHDYLNLLAEEITNIGIALQVGTRAKPLFNLDSELNNLNHNYFDLRNKKISPENFENFMVLRQILMRINEITKEIDEIYKVFSQNVKLAKSLSTGLDLKKFMPNEEKLNFRVLRNNISLSSSHFRHALRITIALLLGYLFSLFQFLGIGHTYWILITIVAILKPAYSITKQRNLLRLYGTVAGAVIAYGILHFIHINEVLFTILLLSMIMCFSFLKGKYFWAVLFMTIYIFLSFNFLSPGKVNIIFKDRIVDTIIAAIITSLVAYIVLPVWEHTQNLDLMKKSAEANLSYFQSVISKFLEENHDLEDYKVKRKNAIISLANLSDNFQRMISDPKNQQKKLEVVHQFVATSHLITAYTASLSQYVKDDEKYPEIDAESWSRKIEAEMQKVSILLHGDTITEELKKESRIEPEDSSLEDLILKRKTELIENEAYDVRDPNKISHLTELKNIHDVLELIFDVAKEQRKVIEKYRNETDSVEKGNPILQQS, from the coding sequence ATGAACTACTCTGCAGAACTCAAAAAATTCGTAACCAGTCAATATGTATATTCTGCGATCAGGATTACACTGGCTACTGTTCTGCCCTGTCTGGTTCTCGCCCACTTCGGAATTCTCAAAGAATATTTTCTCTTTCCGCTCGGAACCAGTTTTGTTGCCTTAACAGATCAGCCGGGACCTTTCATCCGAAGAAGAAATGCTTTAACGTTTGCCATATTCTGCTTTGTTTTTGTAGCAACGATTGCAAGCCTTGTAATGAACTTTAAAATTCTGGTTTTTGCAGAAATTATAGTTTTTGGAATGTTCTTTTCCCTGATCGGAGTTTACGGACAGAGATTAGCTGCCGTTGGTTCTTTATCGTTGGTAGTTCTTGCAATCTTTATTGACGGACATTTAACAGGAGGAAATATTTTTAAAAGCTTACTGATCTTTGCTTCGGGATGTACGTGGTTTTTATTGATATTTCTTGTTGTAACGACCATTCAGCCTTACAAACTGGCAAGCCAGATGATTGGAGAAAATTATCTTCAGTTAGCCGAATTTTTAAAAATCAAAGCCAATTATTATCAGAAAAATCCTGATTTCGACAAACTGACTACGCAGGTTATCGCCAAACAAATCGGGATCAAGAACCTGCAGGAAGAAACCAGAGAAACAGTTTTCAAGACGAGAACTATCGTAAACGAATCTACCACAACAAGCCGTTTATTGATGCTGATGTTCCTGAACTCAATGGATCTTCACGAAAAACTGATGACTTCCGAAAGTGATTATCAGAAACTGCAGCAGATTTTTGACGACACCACCATTCTGGTAGATATTCACGATTATCTCAATCTTCTTGCTGAAGAAATTACCAATATCGGAATCGCCCTGCAAGTCGGGACGAGAGCAAAACCACTATTCAATCTCGACTCGGAGCTGAATAATTTAAACCATAATTATTTCGATCTCAGAAACAAAAAAATATCCCCCGAAAATTTCGAAAATTTTATGGTGCTGCGCCAGATTCTGATGCGCATTAATGAAATTACCAAAGAAATCGATGAGATTTATAAAGTTTTCTCCCAGAATGTAAAACTTGCAAAAAGTCTTTCAACAGGTCTGGATCTTAAAAAATTCATGCCGAATGAAGAAAAACTGAATTTCAGAGTATTAAGAAACAACATATCACTTTCTTCATCTCATTTCAGACATGCGTTGAGAATTACGATTGCTTTATTATTGGGATACTTATTTTCACTATTCCAGTTTTTAGGAATCGGACACACGTATTGGATTTTAATTACCATTGTTGCAATCTTAAAACCCGCCTACTCCATTACCAAACAGAGAAACCTGCTCCGTTTGTACGGAACTGTTGCGGGAGCAGTAATTGCATATGGAATTCTGCATTTCATCCACATTAATGAAGTTTTATTTACCATTCTTTTATTAAGCATGATTATGTGTTTCAGCTTTCTGAAGGGGAAATATTTCTGGGCAGTTCTGTTTATGACGATTTACATCTTTCTGAGCTTTAATTTTTTAAGTCCGGGAAAAGTCAACATCATTTTTAAAGACAGAATTGTAGATACCATTATTGCAGCAATAATTACGTCTCTGGTTGCTTACATCGTTCTTCCGGTTTGGGAACACACCCAAAATCTGGATCTGATGAAGAAATCTGCCGAAGCCAATCTTAGTTATTTTCAAAGCGTGATTTCCAAGTTTTTAGAAGAAAACCATGATCTTGAAGATTATAAAGTAAAGCGCAAAAATGCCATCATTTCACTGGCAAATCTTTCCGACAATTTTCAGAGAATGATTTCCGATCCTAAAAATCAGCAGAAAAAACTGGAAGTGGTACATCAGTTTGTGGCAACATCGCATCTTATTACAGCCTACACCGCTTCCCTTTCGCAATATGTAAAAGATGACGAAAAGTATCCTGAAATTGATGCAGAAAGCTGGAGCAGAAAAATAGAAGCCGAAATGCAGAAAGTTTCTATTCTTTTGCATGGAGATACCATAACAGAGGAACTAAAAAAGGAAAGCCGCATTGAACCTGAAGATTCCTCTCTGGAAGATTTAATTTTAAAAAGAAAAACCGAGCTTATAGAAAACGAAGCGTATGATGTACGGGATCCGAATAAAATTTCTCATTTAACGGAGCTTAAAAATATTCACGATGTTCTGGAACTGATCTTTGACGTTGCCAAAGAACAGCGAAAAGTAATTGAAAAATACAGAAATGAAACGGATTCTGTTGAAAAGGGCAATCCTATTCTTCAACAATCGTAA